From the genome of Vicia villosa cultivar HV-30 ecotype Madison, WI linkage group LG2, Vvil1.0, whole genome shotgun sequence, one region includes:
- the LOC131649429 gene encoding uncharacterized protein LOC131649429: protein MKILEANVSALTNFEVLDFIRGKGASKDPTRVIAKVAMSEYKVYDYLVNTAAGSQTRESVKEYLTSIKQHELSEAEVLNVLNIRPAAEVELFHIIEDCAIRFPDEQIAEIVELVEKTLPAPSNKETSKEISEGEEETETQKHENGNEISQDQTEDGEQMDTS from the exons ATGAAAAT CTTGGAGGCCAATGTTTCTGCACTTACAAATTTCGAGGTCCTTGATTTCATACGAGGTAAAGGAGCTTCAAAAGATCCAACACGGGTTATTGCCAAAGTAGCAATGTCCGAATACAAG GTTTACGATTATTTAGTTAATACTGCAGCTGGTAGTCAAACAAGAGAGAGCGTCAAAGAATATTTGACAAGTATTAAACAACATGAGCTGTCAGAGGCCGAGGTTCTGAATGTATTAAACATCAGGCCAGCTGCTGAAGTTGAATTATTTCAT ATCATAGAGGATTGTGCAATCCGTTTTCCAGATGAACAGATAGCTGAAATAGTAGAGCTAGTAGAAAAAACATTGCCAGCACCATCTAATAAAGAGACATCAAAAGAAATCTCTGAGGGTGAAGAAGAAACTGAAACACAGAAACATGAAAATGGTAATGAGATTAGTCAAGATCAAACTGAAGATGGAGAACAAATGGACACAAGTTGa
- the LOC131649428 gene encoding uncharacterized protein LOC131649428 isoform X1: MVIKRSPKRLKYTDTKTRFNKEGGLVYIEADPSGSDSWKLGPVLNLLKQGAVGVIPHSRGFVFMEVIHFLFLHRYAIACDFEGNLVNLILNHVFSLNHYINQGYMCVVLQNQEYRCFKG, translated from the exons ATGGTTATCAAAAGAAGCCCCAAACGTCTCAAATACACAGATACAAAAACTCGCTTCAACAAG GAAGGAGGTTTGGTTTACATTGAAGCTGATCCATCTGGCTCTGATTCATGGAAATTGGGACCAGTTCTTAATCTTTTGAAACAAGGTGCTGTTGGAGTCATCCCTCATAGTAGAGGATTCGTTTTCATGGAAGTGATTCATTTTTTGTTTCTACATAGATATGCAATAGCGTGTGACTTCGAAGGTAATCTTGTTAATCTCATTCTCAACCATGTTTTCTCCCTAAATCACTACATTAACCAAGGGTATATGTGTGTTGTGTTGCAGAATCAAGAATATAGATGCTTCAAAGGTTAG
- the LOC131649428 gene encoding uncharacterized protein LOC131649428 isoform X2 yields the protein MVIKRSPKRLKYTDTKTRFNKEGGLVYIEADPSGSDSWKLGPVLNLLKQGAVGVIPHSRGFVFMEVIHFLFLHRYAIACDFEESRI from the exons ATGGTTATCAAAAGAAGCCCCAAACGTCTCAAATACACAGATACAAAAACTCGCTTCAACAAG GAAGGAGGTTTGGTTTACATTGAAGCTGATCCATCTGGCTCTGATTCATGGAAATTGGGACCAGTTCTTAATCTTTTGAAACAAGGTGCTGTTGGAGTCATCCCTCATAGTAGAGGATTCGTTTTCATGGAAGTGATTCATTTTTTGTTTCTACATAGATATGCAATAGCGTGTGACTTCGAAG AATCAAGAATATAG